GACCTGCTACCGGATTTTTGGAGAGAAAGTTCATAATTTTTAAGGCGGAAGAACTCTCCTCAGCGTTAGGAGGCTGCGGAGAGGCAATTTTTGTCTCTACAGAACTTGCCCGAGGCATTGAGGCATCTGATGGCGCCTGTTTGCCTCGCATCTTTTCAAGAAAACTTGTCAGCATAACTCTTGCTTGCTCATCGGAAGCAAGCGCTAAAGCCTCCTCACCAGCCTTATTCATCTCTTCTGTTCGTCCCTGCTCCGCAAAGGCAAACGCAAGAAATGCCCGCGGTTGAAATGCATTGGGATTTCTTTCGATGACTTCCCGTAGAATCTTTTCTGCCTCTTGAGCCCTGCCAGTAAAGGTAAGACTGCTGGCATAACGAGAACGAATGAAATCATCGTCAGGCTTTTCTTGAAGATATTGTTCGTAAAATTCAGTCGCCTTGGTAAAGGCTTGCATTTCAAATGAAATATCAGCCATCAAAAGAAGGGCTTGGGAATCTTTGGCGTTTAAATTTAAGACCTCTCGTAGAGCTCCGATTGCTTCTAGAGATGCCTCTTGCCGAGATATCACATTTTTCGAAGCTTTTCTTAAGAGCTCCTCTGCAAGACTCATCCAAACAATTCGCTCTTTGGGTCGAACGCGAGTAGCTTGACGTAGTCGCTCTAAGTCTGGATCTTGATATGTCATCTCAGCGGCATGTTGCTCTGGAGAAAAACTGCCAGACGGTGGATTACCGAGCATTGATTCGTGACTGGTAATGATTACTCCAAAAGTCACAACCGACACGATACCGACCAACAGTATGTGCTTTCCTCTGATACTCCGACTTCCCATCAATCAACTCCTTGTTCGCTTTCTGGCGGACTGTGCCACATCTCCATATCAGCCGCACTTGACTCACTATCATACTGAATATATTGAGCAAGCTGAGCTTGCGTTAAGATGCTCTGCATCCTTTGCATAAGAATTCTACGGTGCAGCTGTGCTTCACGAAGCATGAACTGCATCCGGTCACGCATCGGCAATGAGCTTACGCTTTTCCGCTCTTCTCGTAATTGACTTTGAATATCAGTGAGTGCATCCAATACTTCTAGTTCTTGATCTTCATTTAAGCCAAGCTTTTTTGAAAAATAGAACGCATCGCGCTCCACTTCTTCTATCTCAGAGCGAGAAAATGCTTTCCGCTTTTCCTCTCTGATAAAGTTGGCTCGCTGTTCACCTAAAATCGATTCAAGTGAAGCATACGGTTCGTCTGACAACTGTGCAGCTCGATACATTTCAAATAGAGAATCCTTTTCTGCATCATTAAGAGTTAGCAATCTACTAATAGCAGCCGTTTGCATCTCTGCTGTTTGAATAGCTCGCTCCCGCTCTTCATCAATGGGTTCAACGTATTGCTCCTCAATGTTACGAGCATCGCCAACAAATTCTGATACATTCACTGCCGAATGAGAGATTGGAGCTTCGGCAATCGTATCATTCTCTAATTTGTTTTCCTCATTGAGGGCTCGATTTTCTCGATGTAAGCGCGCGTTCTGCGCCATGAGACGCTCAATACGGATATGTAGCTCAGCGTTCGTTCCTTGAATTACGCGATACCGCGCCTCTAGCCACCAAGTTAATCCAGCGATAAAGAAGATAACAGCGATACGTTCAATAGTTCTCATACTCTTTCTACTTGCTCGTCGACTCTTCGACTGCTTGGAGATTCATTTGGAGTTCCGTTTGTCCAAAAAATGTATTCAGATCGGCTTTACCGACAACATCAACCCGATTTCCAACGCGAAGCGCAGAGTGCTCCGGGGTTCTCCACATCATTCCAGAAATAGCATTATTTCCATCACCAAGCGTAACCTTCAGATGTGATTCCTTTAAAACCTTTACCGCACGAACCTCCAGTCCCCGCACTAAAAGCTGAGGTCCTGGATTTCCGACTCCGAGTGGCTCAAACCGTTTTAATTCACGCACGATTGCCGGGGTAATCTCAGCAAGTTGTGCCTCCGTATCGGCTTCAACACTCGGCTCTTTCTCAATCCCCTCAAGCATCTCTGCACACTTCTGATCAAAGGCATTCGCAAACTCTTCTTCTGCGTCAACCTGCAGTGAAAATCCACCCGCGCCCTCATGTCCTCCAAATTGAACGAGATACGAGGAAAGCGAGGAAAGAAGCTCAATCACGCTCACTCCACGGATTCCGCGAACTGAGCCCTTGAAGTGTCCTTGGTCAAAACCCATTACGGCAGAGGGTCGATAAAACTGCTCGACTAAGCGCTGAGCTACAATTCCGATTACTCCGGTATGAAACTCTTTATCCCATACGACTAGCCCATTACCGGTGGTGCTTCTCTCAGAGAGCTGCCGCAGCGCTTTTTGCTTCACCCGCTCCTCTGTTGCCTGTCTCTCCTGATTCAATCGATTAAGTCGCTTTGCGAGTTTCTCAGCCTTTCCCGAGTTGCTCGTTGTAAGTAGTTCAATCACTAGCTCTCCACTTACCATTCGTCCGGCCGCATTCAATCTTGGGCCAATTCCGAATGATACATGCGAGCACGATACAGAGCCGCTTCCTACTCCGCATACGTTCTTTAAAGCGATAAGCCCAGGTCGCTTTGTACCCTCCAGGCTCTCAAGTCCTCGTCGAGCAATAATTCGATTTGCACCACGAAGCGGGACCATATCGCAGATGGTTCCAAGACAAGCGAGATCAAGAAACTCTTTCGGGTGCAACTCCGCTTTTCCTTCTAACG
This region of bacterium genomic DNA includes:
- the recJ gene encoding single-stranded-DNA-specific exonuclease RecJ; translation: MNGVLSAVSIATLQKPQKRVKIRAQNEAIASEIAYTFSLSPLTSRILSARGFIPDDSLKNYLVPTLRSGLPDPSSLLNLDRAVEKICDIKAKKESIAIACDFDVDGLSGGALVHDFFRKAGIKSQVYVPNRFTEGYGLNPRIIREASASGHKCLLTIDFGTTNEKELLLAKELGLTTLVVDHHHVQTLPPADVFVNPQQAGCGFAEGTLAAAGLAWYLILGLSKALEGKAELHPKEFLDLACLGTICDMVPLRGANRIIARRGLESLEGTKRPGLIALKNVCGVGSGSVSCSHVSFGIGPRLNAAGRMVSGELVIELLTTSNSGKAEKLAKRLNRLNQERQATEERVKQKALRQLSERSTTGNGLVVWDKEFHTGVIGIVAQRLVEQFYRPSAVMGFDQGHFKGSVRGIRGVSVIELLSSLSSYLVQFGGHEGAGGFSLQVDAEEEFANAFDQKCAEMLEGIEKEPSVEADTEAQLAEITPAIVRELKRFEPLGVGNPGPQLLVRGLEVRAVKVLKESHLKVTLGDGNNAISGMMWRTPEHSALRVGNRVDVVGKADLNTFFGQTELQMNLQAVEESTSK